ATGGTGCAAATATTTTGGCCAATGTTTATCCATCTTCATGCGAACCAACAGATTCAGGTCTTCATACAATTCTTAACTCTAAAATGGGAGTAAGTAAAGCTATGGTGTAAGTACTAACCATAGTTTTTCTACCAGCTGCAAGATCCCACCTTATAGAAGAGATTACTATTGGCAAAGAGAAGAAACAACCAAAATAGTTCTGCACGACATTAAACAATTTCAACTTTTACTTTGTCTCCAATGCCAATTAGAAATATCTAAAATGAGCAGCAGCAAATTGGTAACCAATAACGGGCATCATTTAGTTTCATCAGATATAAAAATCAGCCATTTCTATTACTTAATGTCATCAAAAtcatcttattactacaacacagTACTATAGATTGTGCATTATTATGTACTTACCTCAATTGCAAGAGAATTGCTCAAGAAATACGCTAACCCAGCAACAGCAGCAAACATAGAGGATTCAACAAGTCTCAGAGTTTTTTTATAAACAACTCCATCAATTGCTAAATCATCAAGTTGTCTAGAAACTTCAAAACTATCTAATTCACCATTACCAAACCAAATTGGAGTATCCCGGCTTGATGAAACCTTACtagggtttcttcttcttcttctttccaatACACAATTAGGTAGTAAATTAATTGAGTAAGAAGATAATGGAGATGAAGTTGTTGATGTGGAGAAGACATTGTTTAGAGGGTGACAAGATTTGGGTATTTTAGATAGATAAAGAGTAGTTGCAGTTGAAAATAAAGTTATCTGGGAATTAGGGAAATACTGAGAGTGAACATTGAGAAAGCTCATattaactgaagaagaagaaaaggaggaGAAACAACCGAGTAAAGAGTTTCAGATGGTCGCTAATTTAGAGGACGATGAAGAAGTGTCAACGAGCTCTTCGCCCAGGTTTGAAGAAAAACCGCCGTTAGTCCGTGAGGACTAAAGGCGATCCTATGGAAGGAACAAGTCTTTTGATCCCACCGTGGGATGAacaaacagcaaaaaaaaaattggagggCCAATCTAACAAATTTGATGGCTTGTACCTCTACGCGTGATAGATATCGAGTCTCTGGAAAGACGCCTCGCGTCCTGAGTTTAGTCGTTGGGAGCCTATGTTCAGCCTGCCGCTCGACCATACCTTTGTCGGTCTACCACTAGATCCAACAGAATTAGATGCGGCAGACCTAAAGCATAGGTTGTCAAATAGAataagggaaaaatatcgtttggtcctattTTAGGTGGTCCCGTGTCTGTTTAGTCTTTTGGGAAAACGCTTTTACTGTTAGATCCATGATTATTTAGAAATATCaaatggacaaaagtacccttccgtgttaatttttacttattttttttgtagcagttcattcttcaaaatgaactcctgttagtttccacttattttttcagaaatcacctaaaaaaatca
The nucleotide sequence above comes from Papaver somniferum cultivar HN1 chromosome 8, ASM357369v1, whole genome shotgun sequence. Encoded proteins:
- the LOC113303000 gene encoding uncharacterized protein LOC113303000 isoform X1; this translates as MSFLNVHSQYFPNSQITLFSTATTLYLSKIPKSCHPLNNVFSTSTTSSPLSSYSINLLPNCVLERRRRRNPSKVSSSRDTPIWFGNGELDSFEVSRQLDDLAIDGVVYKKTLRLVESSMFAAVAGLAYFLSNSLAIENYFGCFFSLPIVISSIRWDLAAGRKTMVATAMLLLTLSGPVKALTYLLMHGLVGLAMGSLWRLRANWGLSIALCTFVRAMGAMGCVLISSFLIRENIPSLITINIHASLTYILTVIGVNTIPSMYTIYAIFGTVLLLNCVFFVFLLHILYAVFLSRLGMKASLSLPKWAKAI
- the LOC113303000 gene encoding uncharacterized protein LOC113303000 isoform X2, encoding MSFLNVHSQYFPNSQITLFSTATTLYLSKIPKSCHPLNNVFSTSTTSSPLSSYSINLLPNCVLERRRRRNPSKVSSSRDTPIWFGNGELDSFEVSRQLDDLAIDGVVYKKTLRLVESSMFAAVAGLAYFLSNSLAIENYFGCFFSLPIVISSIRWDLAAGRKTMVATAMLLLTLSGPVKALTYLLMHGLVGLAMGSLWRLRANWGLSIALCTFVRAMGAMGCVLISSFLIRENIPSLV